Proteins from a genomic interval of Candidatus Margulisiibacteriota bacterium:
- a CDS encoding HAD-IIB family hydrolase, which produces MNKKINVLVINIHGLFRSQNLELGRDSDTGGQTKYVYEYVKELGKNPNVEKVHVMTKLLENKRYSTDYAKEEEKISENVCIYRVKAGGKRYIKKEKLWKVLDEFVENAIGVIIEKGLEIDVIHSHYADAGYVARELSSILDVPFVHTGHSLGIPKQHRLQEHDMTEQEIDEAFNMRYRVMVEEKIIQSASLIITSTQQEIDEQYGLYDSFKEGNYEVVPPGIDTAKFFPYYFLNDRSFIEREEYQESMSVREHIRKELKRFFSNPNKPIILTICRPEKRKNIEGLIEAYAQDQELQMIANLAIFAGIRKDITAKNSQEGKVLTDMLLAMDKYDLYGKMAIPKTHNFEYEIPELYRYVAEAGGVFVNSAFIEPFGLTLLEAGAVGLPIVSTDNGGPKDIVESCNNGVLVDVSDPAEISAAIKGVLVDRKIWTMYSSNAVKNIRDNYSWESHCNRFIHHLFDKNILDKKQRKPSIKDKMFNFKKMIITDIDNTLLGDDKELSKFLDWFKANEQKIGFGVATGRDIDSALNILKENKVPTPQVLITSVGTEIYYFNNNKLVFDKRWNSFLSDEWEAEKIKTLLQHFDFLTPQLDQRELKISYNIDDYSYSKIKSMHQMLKENGVRYKLVVAEGKYIDILPYRASKYKAVIHVCNKWKINKDNVLVAGDSGNDRDMLTKMSNGVVVANYQKELTGIKGVYFSNQKFAGAILDGLKHYNFI; this is translated from the coding sequence GTGAATAAAAAAATAAATGTTTTAGTAATCAATATTCATGGTCTGTTTCGTAGTCAAAACTTAGAGTTAGGTAGGGACTCGGATACAGGAGGTCAAACAAAATATGTGTATGAGTATGTAAAAGAGTTAGGTAAAAATCCTAACGTAGAAAAAGTACATGTAATGACCAAGCTTCTTGAAAATAAAAGGTATTCTACTGATTATGCAAAAGAAGAAGAAAAGATATCTGAGAATGTGTGTATTTATCGAGTAAAAGCAGGCGGTAAAAGATATATAAAAAAAGAAAAACTATGGAAAGTATTAGATGAGTTTGTCGAGAACGCAATTGGGGTGATTATTGAAAAGGGTTTAGAGATAGATGTTATTCATAGCCATTATGCTGACGCTGGTTATGTTGCAAGGGAATTGTCTAGTATTTTGGATGTTCCATTTGTGCACACAGGACATTCCTTAGGAATTCCTAAACAGCACAGGTTACAAGAACATGATATGACAGAGCAAGAGATTGATGAGGCTTTTAACATGAGATATCGAGTGATGGTTGAGGAAAAGATTATTCAAAGCGCAAGCCTAATAATTACTTCCACACAACAGGAAATTGATGAGCAGTATGGCTTGTATGATTCATTCAAAGAGGGCAATTATGAAGTAGTTCCTCCAGGGATAGATACTGCTAAATTTTTTCCATATTATTTTTTGAATGATAGATCTTTTATTGAAAGAGAAGAATATCAAGAAAGCATGAGTGTTAGAGAGCATATCAGAAAAGAACTAAAAAGATTTTTTTCTAATCCCAATAAACCAATAATTTTGACAATATGCCGACCAGAAAAAAGAAAAAACATTGAAGGGCTTATTGAAGCTTATGCGCAAGACCAAGAATTGCAAATGATAGCCAATTTAGCAATCTTTGCTGGAATTAGGAAAGATATAACAGCTAAGAACAGTCAAGAAGGTAAAGTTTTAACGGATATGCTTCTTGCCATGGATAAGTATGATTTATATGGAAAGATGGCTATACCCAAAACACACAATTTTGAATATGAAATACCAGAATTATATAGATATGTAGCCGAGGCAGGTGGAGTATTTGTTAACTCGGCTTTTATTGAACCCTTTGGTTTAACGTTACTGGAAGCTGGTGCAGTTGGATTGCCAATTGTTTCTACTGATAATGGCGGACCAAAAGATATAGTTGAGAGCTGTAATAATGGTGTTCTTGTTGACGTTAGTGATCCTGCAGAAATTTCTGCAGCCATCAAGGGGGTTTTGGTGGATAGAAAGATATGGACGATGTATTCAAGCAATGCGGTAAAAAATATCAGAGATAATTACAGTTGGGAAAGCCATTGCAATAGATTCATTCACCATTTATTTGATAAAAATATTTTAGATAAGAAGCAAAGAAAACCATCAATCAAAGATAAAATGTTTAATTTTAAGAAAATGATCATCACAGATATAGATAATACTCTTCTTGGAGACGACAAAGAGTTGAGTAAGTTTCTTGATTGGTTTAAAGCAAATGAGCAGAAGATTGGCTTTGGTGTTGCAACAGGTAGAGACATAGATTCAGCTTTAAATATCTTGAAGGAAAACAAGGTTCCAACTCCGCAAGTACTTATAACTTCTGTTGGCACGGAGATTTATTATTTTAATAACAATAAGTTGGTTTTTGACAAGAGGTGGAATTCTTTTTTGAGTGATGAGTGGGAAGCAGAGAAGATCAAAACTCTTCTGCAACATTTTGATTTTTTGACACCACAACTTGACCAACGGGAACTAAAGATAAGTTATAATATTGACGACTATAGTTACAGCAAAATTAAGAGCATGCATCAAATGTTAAAAGAGAACGGAGTCAGGTACAAATTAGTAGTTGCAGAGGGAAAATACATTGATATCCTTCCCTATAGAGCATCTAAATATAAAGCAGTTATTCATGTGTGTAATAAGTGGAAAATTAACAAGGATAATGTTTTGGTGGCTGGTGATTCTGGTAATGATAGGGACATGCTAACAAAGATGAGTAATGGGGTTGTTGTTGCGAATTACCAAAAGGAGCTAACTGGCATAAAAGGCGTATATTTTTCTAATCAAAAATTTGCGGGCGCAATTTTAGACGGGTTAAAGCATTATAATTTTATATAA
- a CDS encoding PfkB family carbohydrate kinase, whose product MDGEVKKTLVIGEVLYDIFEDNGYENLGGAPFNFAFHLNKFLGNVNFISAIGQDVRGQKLIKHLKQLNFPIKHIQHLKDFQTGIVKVILAGEGIPSYNIVEDVAYDQISLTPDVSQLINENKDLLYFGTLAQRSEVSRQTIRQIIQKTNVKIKFCDLNLRDNCFNDEIIEFSLQACTFLKINEDELAQINKEERFGNSREKILKNISEEYNIESICVTLGEKGSLLYSNGQTFIKVIAKEAVVDTVGAGDAFSAMLITAILLGKEPKDALYLASDFSSRICQIEGAIPDNDEWYEASREELRVISGE is encoded by the coding sequence ATGGATGGAGAAGTAAAGAAAACATTAGTTATTGGTGAAGTGCTTTATGACATTTTCGAAGATAACGGGTATGAGAATTTAGGTGGAGCACCTTTTAATTTTGCCTTCCATCTTAATAAATTTTTAGGTAATGTAAATTTTATTAGTGCCATTGGACAAGATGTTCGAGGTCAGAAATTAATTAAGCATCTCAAGCAGCTTAATTTTCCAATCAAACATATCCAGCATTTAAAGGATTTTCAGACAGGAATAGTTAAAGTGATTTTAGCTGGAGAAGGCATCCCTTCATATAATATTGTTGAGGATGTGGCTTATGACCAGATATCTTTAACTCCTGATGTTTCTCAATTGATAAATGAGAACAAAGACCTTTTGTACTTTGGTACCTTGGCTCAACGAAGTGAAGTCTCAAGACAAACAATCAGACAAATTATCCAAAAAACAAACGTTAAGATAAAGTTTTGTGATCTTAATTTAAGAGATAACTGCTTCAATGATGAGATTATTGAATTTTCATTACAAGCATGTACTTTTCTGAAAATAAACGAAGATGAGTTAGCACAGATAAACAAAGAAGAACGGTTTGGAAATAGTAGAGAAAAAATACTCAAAAACATCTCAGAAGAGTATAATATTGAGAGCATTTGTGTAACCTTAGGAGAAAAGGGAAGCTTGCTTTATTCAAATGGGCAAACATTTATTAAGGTTATCGCTAAGGAAGCGGTCGTTGATACTGTTGGTGCAGGTGATGCTTTTTCTGCTATGTTAATAACTGCAATTTTGTTGGGAAAAGAGCCAAAGGACGCTCTTTATTTAGCTTCAGATTTTTCTTCTAGAATCTGTCAGATAGAAGGAGCTATTCCTGATAATGATGAGTGGTATGAAGCAAGCAGAGAGGAATTAAGGGTAATAAGTGGTGAATAA